Within the Salinimonas marina genome, the region GGTATTTAAAAAATGCATTATCCGCTGAGCCAGTTTTATATAAAACTGCTGGGCACTGACACTGCGTTTGCCATTGGTTTGTGAGTCCTTCGGGGCATTATGCAAAAATACCAGGTCCAGATCTGAGCCGTAACCAAGCTCGAACCCGCCCAGCTTGCCATAGCCAATCACCGCAAAGCCCAGATTATTATCATTCAGATGCGCTGGTTGCCCATAACGAAGTGAAACCTGCTGCCAGGCATAGCGAATAACGGAATTCAATATTGCTTCGGCAAGCATGGTCAATTTGTCACTGACCTTGTTAATGGGCAGCGAACCATTAATATCAGACGCGGCAATTCGCAGCTGCTGACTAAGCTTGAACTGACGGCAAATATCCATTGTTAGTTCGACATCTTCAGGCTCTACCCGCAACAACAGTTGCCGTAACTCGTCCTGATATTCGCGCAGACTGTCGGCGGCGCCGGTATTTTGTTGCTCCAGATACAAGGGCGTGAGCAGTTCATCCAGCAGCAGGGGAAACCGCTTTATCTGTACCGCAATCCATTCGCTGCGCTCGCACAGTTTTACCAACTGTTTAAGCACGCTGAGGTTTTCCAGAAGCAAATTCAGGTAGGTGGTGCGCCCGGTAATGGCCTTGATCACGCTAAGGACGCGGCGCATAACCTGTTCAATGCGATCAGGATGCGCCTCTACCAGGGTGTGCAATAGCTCCGGCATTAACTCATCAAGGGTGCTGCCACCACGCTCACCCAGCCTGAAGTTACGCAGATTCGCCCGAAAATCTTCCAGCCGGCGGTAGACTTGCTCACACTCGTCGCCTTCAAGGTAGTCATCAAACAGGGCAACAAACTCTTCAAGGCCCAGGTCTACCTGCCAGGCATCCTTACATATCGAAAACAGGGTGTCGGTTTCATCATGAGCCTGATGATGTTCTTCTACCAGATCATTAAACTGGGCATGGATATCCGCCATTTTGGCATTCAGGGCGGTTCCCAGCGTGTCATAGTCTGCATAGTCCATGACCGCCGCCAGCACCGCGCGTCCGTGCTCATCGTCGGGCAGGGTCTGGGTCTGTTCATCGTTAAGTTGTTGCAGGGTATGTTCAAGTTTGCGCAAAAACAGGTAGTTTTGGTAGATCATCGATATGGTGTCAGCCTCGACAATATGAAGCTCGCTCAGTGCATCCAGAGTGTCTTTAAGCCCACGCTGGCGCAGTAGCGGCTCGCGGCCACCGTGGATAAGCTGAAAACTTTGGGCAAAGAACTCCACTTCCCGGATCCCGCCTGGCCCCAGCTTGATATTGTTACGCAAGCCCCGGCGGCGTATTTCACGATTTATCAGGCCTTTCATGTGACGTAAGGCATCAATGGTGGTGAAATCAAGATAACGGCGAAAGGTAAAAGGGCGCAGGATCTGCAAAAGCTCATCATTATAGTCGCCCCGAGGATTAACGGGCCGCGCTTTTATCATGGCAAAACGCTCCCAGCTGCGTCCCTGCTCCTGATAATAATCTTCGAAGGCTGAAAAGTGACTGACCAGCGGACCACTATCGCCAAATGGACGCAAACGCATGTCGACCCGGAACACCTGACCGTCGACGGTAACCTTATCCAGCGCCGCAATCAGTTTTTGTGCGACCTTGTTAAAAAATTGCTGATGCTCAAGAGATTTTTTCGCCCCCTGCGTCTCGCCTTTGTAGGGATAACAAAAAATTAGATCGATGTCGGATGAAAAGTTCAGCTCCATCCCGCCCAGTTTACCCATGGCCAGCATTAGCATGGGTTGGGGCCCATAGGGTCCCTGCGGCGTGCCATAACGCGCAGTAAGCTGGTTGTATATCCATAAGTAGGTGTAATAGATAAGCGCATCGGCCAGCTCTGAGGTGGCGCGCAGTGAGGTTTCGATAGATTGTTCATTGTGCAGATCGAGCCACGCCAGGTGCAGCATGTGGCGGTTGCGATATTGTCTTATCGCTTTGTGCATCGCCGCTTCGCTAGTGATATCTTCCAGTAGCTCAGCCAGTTGAGTGGCATGATCAACAGCGGCAGTGGGCTCATCGATAAGTTCGTGCAACCACTCTGGATGGGCCTGGCACTGACGAGCAATAAACTCGCTGCGCCCGAATATACTGATAATCGCTGATTCATGCTCAGCCAGCCGGGATGTATCGTGCTGCTCACAAAAGCGCTGCCAGTGTGCAGCCCCCTGTTCGTCGATAATCCTGTTCATCTGTATTTGCGTAGGCATAATACACACCTTTTTGTGGTCGGTTGTCACCGATAAGAAGAGTAAGGTAAATGGCGAGTCTGGCATAATCACCTGACAGGCTCCAGCCTGTTATAACAATACCAGACGCAATTAGGGAGAATTCATGGAAACTTTGGTCAAACTGGTGCCGCTGCCGCGGGATTTATGGGTTTACCTGACCATCGATCTGCTGCTGGCGTTAGCACTGTTGGTGGTAATGAAGTGGCTGGCCGGAGCGTTTAGAAAAAGCTCAGTGGCGGATGAACTGGGGGTAAAAGATAATTTTGCGTTTGGTATCAGTATCGCCGGCGGAATGTTGTCCTTGTGTATTGTGCTCGCGTCGGTAGTTGGTCGTCATGTGGGTGAAGGCTTTGAATCGGCCGCCACCGGCATGATCACCTTTGGCCTGGCCGGGATTGTACTGGTTCAGTTCGGCCGTTTTGCCCACGATAAGCTTGTCTTAAACCGGGTAGATACCCGGGCGCTTATCGGCGAGCGCAGCGTGAGTATCGCGCTGGTGGATGCGGCCAGCCTTATTGCCAGTGCCATTATTTTGCGCAGTATGGTGCTGTGGGTAGATGGCAGTGATGTGAATGCGATGATTGCGATCACCACCGGTTTTACCGTGGTGTTGATTATTCTGCTATTCATGACCCGTATCTATGAAGTGCGCTATGCCCACGATAACCAAAACGACTCTTTTCAGGGGGCCTTGCAAAAAGGTCAGCTGGCGCTGGCGGTAGAACACGCGGGTAACTTGCTGGGGACCGCGCTGATTGTAGCCTCGGCCCGGCATCTGCTCAATTATCACCCCGATGGCTATGTCAGCAATGTCACCGGCTGGTTGATTGTGAGTGTGGTGCTGTCTCTTGCACTGTATATTTTGGTCAACCTGAGTAAAAAAGTGATTTTGTGGGGACTGGATTATCGCCAGGAAGTGGACAAGCAACATAATGTTGGAGTGGCGTGTCTGGAACTGTGTCTGGCGGTAGGGATAGCCTTGATTGTAAACGGCATTTTTGAATTTTTATCCTAGGTTTTCAGGTGGGCTCGCAAATGGGATGGTAGGGTCGCAGGGTCGCCTGCAATTAAACGTAGTTTCTGCGCTTTTGTGAGCTGCTTGATGCCATATTCCAGTTGCATCGCACTTTGCTTATCGGGCAGCTCAAGCATCAATTTAAACCTAAGGGGCGCTTTACCCTTAAGCGCCCTGGCCCCTCCTGCAAGCTCACCCAGATGCTGGCGCATGCGCCGGGCCGGATCCACACTCACCCCGGTATACAGCTGACCCAGCCGGTTCTCAATTATATATACAAACCAGACCGGTTCTGGATTGTCCTCATTTTGCGCTGAGGCTGATATACTCACGGGCAACTTTACTTATCTACATCAAAAAAGAAACGCCATGATATTACCAGATTTCAGCAAAACCCGGGT harbors:
- a CDS encoding DUF350 domain-containing protein; its protein translation is METLVKLVPLPRDLWVYLTIDLLLALALLVVMKWLAGAFRKSSVADELGVKDNFAFGISIAGGMLSLCIVLASVVGRHVGEGFESAATGMITFGLAGIVLVQFGRFAHDKLVLNRVDTRALIGERSVSIALVDAASLIASAIILRSMVLWVDGSDVNAMIAITTGFTVVLIILLFMTRIYEVRYAHDNQNDSFQGALQKGQLALAVEHAGNLLGTALIVASARHLLNYHPDGYVSNVTGWLIVSVVLSLALYILVNLSKKVILWGLDYRQEVDKQHNVGVACLELCLAVGIALIVNGIFEFLS
- the glnE gene encoding bifunctional [glutamate--ammonia ligase]-adenylyl-L-tyrosine phosphorylase/[glutamate--ammonia-ligase] adenylyltransferase, giving the protein MPTQIQMNRIIDEQGAAHWQRFCEQHDTSRLAEHESAIISIFGRSEFIARQCQAHPEWLHELIDEPTAAVDHATQLAELLEDITSEAAMHKAIRQYRNRHMLHLAWLDLHNEQSIETSLRATSELADALIYYTYLWIYNQLTARYGTPQGPYGPQPMLMLAMGKLGGMELNFSSDIDLIFCYPYKGETQGAKKSLEHQQFFNKVAQKLIAALDKVTVDGQVFRVDMRLRPFGDSGPLVSHFSAFEDYYQEQGRSWERFAMIKARPVNPRGDYNDELLQILRPFTFRRYLDFTTIDALRHMKGLINREIRRRGLRNNIKLGPGGIREVEFFAQSFQLIHGGREPLLRQRGLKDTLDALSELHIVEADTISMIYQNYLFLRKLEHTLQQLNDEQTQTLPDDEHGRAVLAAVMDYADYDTLGTALNAKMADIHAQFNDLVEEHHQAHDETDTLFSICKDAWQVDLGLEEFVALFDDYLEGDECEQVYRRLEDFRANLRNFRLGERGGSTLDELMPELLHTLVEAHPDRIEQVMRRVLSVIKAITGRTTYLNLLLENLSVLKQLVKLCERSEWIAVQIKRFPLLLDELLTPLYLEQQNTGAADSLREYQDELRQLLLRVEPEDVELTMDICRQFKLSQQLRIAASDINGSLPINKVSDKLTMLAEAILNSVIRYAWQQVSLRYGQPAHLNDNNLGFAVIGYGKLGGFELGYGSDLDLVFLHNAPKDSQTNGKRSVSAQQFYIKLAQRIMHFLNTTTLFGQLYETDLRLRPSGSAGLLCCHIDGFETYQRDEAWTWEHQALVRARGVAGDASLLSQFDVVRRQILTRQRALPSLISDVTSMREKMRTHLEHQREEGVDLKQCAGALPILSLSPNIWC
- a CDS encoding GIY-YIG nuclease family protein, translating into MSISASAQNEDNPEPVWFVYIIENRLGQLYTGVSVDPARRMRQHLGELAGGARALKGKAPLRFKLMLELPDKQSAMQLEYGIKQLTKAQKLRLIAGDPATLPSHLRAHLKT